A genomic stretch from Methylorubrum extorquens includes:
- a CDS encoding conserved protein of unknown function, putative tetraacyldisaccharide 4'-kinase (lipid A 4'-kinase), putative flagellar hook-length control protein (Evidence 4 : Unknown function but conserved in other organisms; PubMedId : 12910271), with protein MLLETLLAVTMLLPRIEPALDTARARLPPLPRAAEAAPAPAPSFSLVARAVSNWREQAGENLAPGSLAFVVRHAATEPGFVARCVRLNNYWCIKQARWSGELGGDAEGHTGFATAADGADAAVQLLRRYQRDYGRRSALAIVRRWAPAECGVARPVAAAPVGGKPRPPARQAAGPAVSTTTAPRGIGGTLRARFLARHGRGGVARAAPSAAAGLRVQPWSARARLAGHPGRAPRAVAGSTVSVPRPAADIATGLTEAPKIAAKSPPAVNPARTLVASGAANPAALLAPDRLTAEAAALPSIAASLPKGSLLDLSLPAPVCANDETRIRNYAARIADSVGLKPDDDLRLFRDDGRPSDNLLPVLLAMSSVELGTLHASKALVSAAIERLEARLSGTASSEARSNSAL; from the coding sequence GTGCTCCTCGAAACGCTCCTCGCCGTGACGATGCTGCTGCCGCGGATCGAGCCCGCGCTCGACACGGCTCGGGCGCGCCTGCCGCCTCTCCCCCGCGCGGCCGAGGCGGCCCCGGCGCCCGCGCCGAGCTTCAGCCTCGTGGCGCGGGCCGTCTCGAACTGGCGGGAACAGGCGGGCGAGAACCTCGCGCCGGGCTCGCTCGCCTTCGTCGTCCGGCACGCGGCGACGGAGCCGGGCTTCGTCGCCCGCTGTGTGCGGCTCAACAATTACTGGTGCATCAAACAGGCGCGGTGGAGCGGCGAGCTCGGCGGCGACGCGGAGGGCCATACCGGCTTCGCGACCGCCGCCGACGGGGCGGATGCGGCGGTGCAGCTCCTGCGCCGCTACCAGCGTGATTACGGACGCCGCTCGGCACTCGCCATCGTGCGCCGCTGGGCGCCCGCCGAGTGCGGCGTGGCCCGCCCCGTCGCTGCCGCGCCCGTCGGCGGAAAGCCGAGGCCGCCGGCACGCCAAGCCGCCGGGCCCGCCGTGTCGACGACGACCGCACCACGGGGCATCGGCGGAACGTTGCGCGCCCGCTTCCTCGCGCGGCATGGGCGGGGCGGGGTCGCGCGGGCCGCGCCGAGCGCCGCCGCGGGGCTGCGGGTGCAACCTTGGTCGGCCCGTGCGCGGCTCGCCGGGCATCCCGGCCGGGCGCCCCGTGCCGTGGCAGGATCGACCGTCTCCGTGCCGAGGCCGGCCGCCGACATCGCGACGGGCCTGACCGAGGCACCGAAGATCGCGGCCAAGTCTCCGCCGGCGGTCAACCCGGCCCGTACTCTCGTCGCCTCCGGCGCGGCCAATCCTGCCGCCCTGCTGGCGCCCGACCGGCTCACGGCGGAGGCGGCAGCACTGCCCTCGATCGCCGCCTCGCTGCCGAAGGGCAGCCTGCTCGATCTCAGCCTCCCGGCCCCTGTCTGCGCCAACGACGAGACGCGCATCCGCAACTACGCCGCGCGGATCGCCGACAGCGTCGGCCTCAAGCCCGACGACGATCTGCGCCTGTTCCGCGACGACGGCCGGCCGAGCGACAACCTCCTGCCGGTGCTGCTGGCGATGTCCTCGGTCGAACTCGGTACGCTGCACGCCTCGAAGGCACTGGTGAGCGCGGCGATCGAGCGGCTCGAGGCGCGCCTCTCCGGAACCGCCTCGTCGGAAGCACGGTCGAATTCCGCACTCTAG
- a CDS encoding protein of unknown function (Evidence 5 : Unknown function) has translation MQDIPILVWPCGSSAEVGHPAPDASRAAGLEPGALGDRASDEAHLPSRDEQEGHRVAGSVRTGVSTGFPQAPERRYYDHTSGTAAIICLLGSSASPLCALHRAGRSVLFEA, from the coding sequence ATGCAGGACATCCCGATCCTCGTCTGGCCGTGCGGCTCATCGGCGGAGGTCGGGCATCCCGCACCGGACGCCAGCCGCGCCGCCGGGTTGGAGCCGGGCGCTCTCGGCGATCGGGCGTCCGATGAGGCACACCTGCCTTCGCGTGACGAGCAGGAGGGTCATCGCGTCGCCGGGAGTGTGAGGACCGGTGTCTCGACCGGTTTTCCGCAAGCCCCCGAGAGACGTTACTACGACCATACCAGCGGGACGGCGGCGATCATCTGCCTCCTTGGGAGTAGTGCTTCTCCACTCTGCGCGCTTCATCGCGCAGGCCGGTCGGTGCTCTTCGAGGCGTAG